One Pseudomonas sp. MH9.2 DNA segment encodes these proteins:
- the cydB gene encoding cytochrome d ubiquinol oxidase subunit II translates to MLDYFTLKIIWWALVGVLLIGFAIMDGHDMGVGTLLPFVGRNDMERRVVINTVGPHWDGNQVWFITAGGALFAAWPVVYATAFSGFYWAMILVLWALFFRPVGFDYRSKIHNPTWRSTWDWGLFVGGTVPPLVFGIAFGNLLQGVPFQFNDYLVSTYTGSFWQLLNPFALLTGVVSSAMITLQGGSYLAHRTEGVIQSRAIKGSVGAAIVLVCSFVIAGIWLQSIDGYRITSVIDTAGLPDILGKSVVREAGAWMANYSRYPLLWLLPAMGLAGAAGAAMLLMARRTLSAFVASSLAVVSVIGTAGVSMFPFIMPSSSMPAASLTVWDSVSSHLSLAIMFWAALIFMPLIVLYTSWAYRVMRGKVTIAHIKANDHSAY, encoded by the coding sequence ATGCTTGATTATTTCACCCTGAAAATTATCTGGTGGGCGCTGGTCGGCGTACTGCTAATCGGTTTCGCAATCATGGACGGCCACGATATGGGGGTCGGCACCTTGCTGCCTTTCGTTGGCCGCAATGATATGGAGCGGCGCGTCGTTATAAACACCGTCGGTCCTCATTGGGATGGGAATCAGGTCTGGTTCATCACCGCTGGCGGCGCATTGTTCGCAGCATGGCCTGTGGTCTATGCGACGGCGTTCAGCGGATTCTACTGGGCGATGATCCTGGTTCTCTGGGCGTTGTTCTTCCGCCCGGTGGGCTTCGATTATCGCAGCAAGATCCACAATCCAACCTGGCGCAGCACTTGGGATTGGGGACTTTTTGTGGGGGGGACAGTTCCTCCACTGGTGTTCGGGATCGCGTTCGGCAACTTGCTGCAAGGCGTACCGTTTCAGTTCAATGATTATCTGGTGTCAACCTACACAGGCAGTTTCTGGCAGTTGCTGAATCCCTTCGCACTACTGACGGGCGTCGTCAGCAGCGCAATGATCACTCTGCAGGGCGGAAGCTATCTGGCACACCGCACTGAAGGTGTCATCCAGTCCAGAGCCATCAAGGGCTCGGTTGGGGCGGCAATCGTGTTGGTGTGCTCATTCGTAATCGCCGGGATCTGGCTGCAATCGATTGATGGCTACCGCATTACGTCGGTGATTGACACTGCTGGACTACCCGACATACTCGGCAAGTCTGTAGTGCGCGAAGCAGGTGCCTGGATGGCAAATTACAGCCGTTACCCTTTGCTGTGGCTGTTGCCTGCGATGGGATTGGCTGGCGCGGCGGGCGCGGCCATGTTGCTGATGGCGCGCCGTACACTCTCAGCATTTGTGGCGTCATCGCTTGCTGTTGTCAGTGTCATCGGCACTGCGGGTGTATCGATGTTTCCGTTCATTATGCCGTCGTCGTCAATGCCGGCTGCGAGCCTGACAGTTTGGGACAGCGTTTCAAGCCATCTTAGCCTTGCCATCATGTTCTGGGCCGCGCTGATCTTCATGCCGCTGATTGTTCTTTATACCTCATGGGCGTACCGCGTCATGCGGGGCAAGGTGACCATCGCGCATATCAAAGCCAACGACCATTCAGCCTACTAG
- a CDS encoding cyd operon YbgE family protein, whose product MMARVANASPTSRIHLLSLVIAVAIMLACTLYPPLIAAPDGKADHALATALFAAMSVAFVKGVGFVPRMPVWRWLFSGWTCLAALALASWMKFLH is encoded by the coding sequence ATGATGGCCCGCGTCGCTAACGCCTCGCCGACCTCACGCATACATTTGCTGAGTTTGGTTATCGCTGTGGCGATCATGCTCGCTTGCACGCTATATCCCCCACTGATAGCAGCCCCCGATGGGAAAGCTGACCATGCTCTCGCTACCGCGCTGTTCGCAGCCATGAGCGTTGCCTTTGTGAAAGGTGTGGGTTTTGTTCCGCGCATGCCCGTCTGGCGTTGGCTGTTTTCAGGCTGGACCTGTCTTGCGGCGCTTGCGCTCGCCAGTTGGATGAAGTTCCTACATTGA
- a CDS encoding cytochrome ubiquinol oxidase subunit I: MISEHLVDLSRLQFAATALYHFLFVPLTVGMVWLLVIMESVYVMTGNVIWKDMTRFWGKLFGINFALGVTTGITLEFQFGTNWAYYSHYVGDIFGAPLAIEGMMAFFLESTMIGLFFFGWDRLKKEHHFLVTLLMAIGTNLSALWILIANGWMQNPVGSEFSYLTMRMEMVDFWAVVFNPVAQAKFVHTVSAGYVTGSMFVLSISSWYLLKNRDVEFAKRSFRVAAAFGLASVLSVIVLGDESGYTVGEAQQTKMAAMEAMWETKPAPAGLTLVASINEAESKNNWEVEVPWLMGLIGTRSVSKQIPGIHEIKEKNRARILRGITAVNALETLRKHRGDPAALQVFEEYKADLGFGLLLKKYVEDVNQATPAIIDKAVNDTVPRVTPMFWAFRIMVSLGFAMLLLFGLAFWSTLKSTCTRRRWLLRLALCMLPAPWISCELGWFVAEYGRQPWTIYGVLPTHMSVSTLGVNNLYGSLAGFIVFYTALLVVEMFLMVKFARQGPGSLGTGRYAYDANLKESHHA, from the coding sequence GTGATTTCAGAACATCTGGTGGATTTGTCACGGCTGCAGTTTGCAGCCACCGCGCTGTACCACTTTCTCTTTGTACCTCTCACCGTTGGCATGGTGTGGCTGCTGGTCATTATGGAAAGCGTCTATGTGATGACGGGTAATGTCATCTGGAAAGACATGACGCGTTTCTGGGGCAAGCTGTTCGGTATCAACTTCGCCCTGGGCGTGACCACGGGTATCACACTCGAGTTTCAGTTCGGTACCAACTGGGCGTATTACTCGCATTACGTCGGCGACATCTTCGGTGCCCCACTGGCGATCGAGGGCATGATGGCGTTCTTCCTCGAATCAACAATGATTGGCCTGTTCTTCTTCGGTTGGGACCGATTAAAAAAGGAGCACCATTTTCTGGTCACGCTGCTGATGGCCATTGGTACCAACCTTTCAGCGCTGTGGATCCTGATTGCCAATGGCTGGATGCAAAATCCGGTGGGTTCCGAATTCAGCTATCTCACCATGCGCATGGAAATGGTCGACTTCTGGGCTGTGGTTTTCAATCCAGTAGCACAGGCCAAGTTTGTGCACACCGTCTCGGCCGGTTACGTCACCGGTTCGATGTTTGTGCTGTCGATTTCGAGTTGGTATTTGCTCAAGAATCGAGATGTCGAGTTTGCAAAGCGAAGCTTTCGGGTTGCGGCAGCCTTTGGCTTGGCGTCAGTGCTGAGTGTCATCGTCTTGGGTGACGAGTCTGGCTACACGGTGGGCGAGGCCCAGCAGACCAAAATGGCAGCCATGGAGGCCATGTGGGAAACGAAACCTGCACCCGCCGGCCTGACATTGGTGGCCAGCATCAACGAAGCCGAATCGAAGAATAACTGGGAAGTTGAAGTGCCGTGGCTGATGGGCCTGATCGGCACCCGGTCAGTCAGCAAGCAAATTCCTGGTATCCATGAGATCAAGGAGAAAAACCGGGCCCGTATCCTGCGCGGCATTACCGCAGTCAATGCGCTGGAAACGTTGCGCAAGCATCGCGGTGATCCCGCTGCGCTACAGGTGTTCGAAGAATATAAGGCAGACCTCGGTTTCGGCCTGCTGCTTAAAAAGTATGTCGAGGATGTCAATCAGGCCACACCGGCCATCATAGATAAAGCCGTCAACGATACCGTGCCACGTGTGACACCTATGTTTTGGGCATTTCGGATCATGGTAAGTCTCGGCTTTGCGATGCTGCTGCTCTTTGGGCTGGCGTTCTGGAGCACATTGAAGTCGACTTGCACACGACGCCGCTGGTTATTGCGTTTGGCTCTCTGCATGCTGCCTGCGCCTTGGATCTCCTGCGAACTTGGCTGGTTCGTGGCCGAATACGGCCGCCAGCCCTGGACTATCTATGGTGTGCTGCCAACTCACATGAGCGTATCCACGCTCGGCGTCAACAACCTGTACGGCTCGCTAGCAGGATTCATCGTCTTCTACACCGCGCTGTTGGTGGTTGAGATGTTCTTGATGGTCAAGTTCGCACGTCAAGGTCCAGGCAGTCTCGGAACTGGCCGTTATGCCTACGACGCTAATTTGAAGGAAAGCCACCATGCTTGA
- the cydX gene encoding cytochrome bd-I oxidase subunit CydX has translation MWYFAWMLGVGFALLLAILNAMWGENEAGRAMIDSDEAES, from the coding sequence ATGTGGTATTTCGCCTGGATGCTGGGGGTCGGCTTTGCATTGTTGCTGGCTATATTGAATGCGATGTGGGGCGAGAACGAAGCTGGCCGAGCCATGATCGACAGTGACGAGGCAGAGTCATGA
- the cydP gene encoding cytochrome oxidase putative small subunit CydP yields the protein MSAYDCQSLPPWQIGSIFTSQGICRLRAKIFKCLLLNNKNQISPLGMACANCIVMTNSDKRLRRHLLIAVLIKLMVLTVLWWLFIRDSRVSVDSNTVGDRFGVPTSTQGASK from the coding sequence ATGTCAGCCTATGACTGCCAATCACTGCCGCCATGGCAGATTGGCAGCATATTTACCAGTCAAGGCATCTGCCGTCTTCGTGCTAAAATATTTAAGTGCTTGTTATTAAACAATAAAAATCAAATTTCCCCTCTTGGCATGGCGTGTGCTAACTGCATAGTCATGACCAATTCCGACAAACGATTGCGGCGCCATCTGCTAATAGCAGTGCTAATCAAGTTGATGGTGCTGACAGTGCTTTGGTGGCTGTTCATCCGAGATTCGCGCGTTAGCGTCGACTCGAACACCGTCGGCGACAGGTTCGGCGTACCCACCTCGACTCAAGGGGCAAGCAAGTGA
- a CDS encoding sigma-54 interaction domain-containing protein: MTSSLPPPSGPHRDQVQSLVSFLEHEADPMIVLDPEYNILAANTAYQRQFGSVDKPFIGHKCYQISHHYDVPCDQAGEHCPMKKAQELRAPDRVLHIHHTPRGPEHVEVELRPILDAKGVITAYVERLKLVRSASARPSNEGLVGSSPAFNLALSELQRVAPSMLPVLLLGESGTGKELFARAVHETSERAAGPFVVVDCSGLTETLFESELFGHEKGAFTGATTRKPGLVETAQGGSLFLDEIGDVPLAMQVKLLRLIESGTYRRVGSVETLHANFRLIAATHKPLEKMMEKGEFRQDLYYRISAFPIQLPPLRHRIEDIGLLANSILQRVVPGKRRLTIEVDALTQLQRFAWPGNVRELRNVLERASLFADDGVIRCVHLPAAPASISPQVSIQSPFEGGALVHVLATFKGTRSELAKHMGISERTLYRRLKEQGLA, from the coding sequence ATGACCAGCAGCCTGCCCCCTCCAAGCGGCCCACACCGGGACCAAGTGCAATCACTTGTCTCGTTTCTTGAGCACGAAGCAGACCCTATGATCGTGCTCGATCCCGAATACAACATCCTGGCTGCCAACACCGCGTACCAGCGTCAGTTCGGCAGTGTCGACAAGCCTTTTATCGGCCACAAGTGCTATCAGATTTCACACCATTACGATGTCCCTTGTGATCAGGCTGGCGAGCATTGCCCGATGAAAAAAGCCCAGGAGCTGCGCGCTCCAGACCGGGTTTTGCATATCCACCACACACCGCGCGGTCCTGAGCATGTCGAAGTCGAATTACGCCCGATTCTAGACGCAAAGGGTGTCATCACCGCTTATGTGGAACGCCTCAAGCTGGTTCGCAGCGCATCAGCGCGGCCCAGTAACGAGGGGCTGGTCGGCTCATCGCCTGCCTTCAACCTTGCCCTGTCGGAGTTGCAGCGGGTGGCCCCCTCAATGTTGCCGGTACTGTTGCTGGGAGAGTCCGGCACAGGTAAGGAGCTGTTCGCCCGCGCGGTACATGAAACCAGCGAGCGGGCCGCTGGGCCATTTGTGGTAGTCGATTGCTCGGGGCTGACCGAAACGCTATTCGAGAGTGAGCTGTTCGGGCATGAAAAGGGAGCGTTCACCGGTGCCACCACGCGCAAGCCGGGCTTAGTCGAGACGGCGCAGGGCGGCTCGTTGTTTCTCGATGAGATAGGCGACGTTCCGCTGGCGATGCAGGTGAAACTGCTGCGCCTGATCGAGTCAGGCACTTATCGCCGTGTCGGCAGCGTCGAGACCTTGCACGCGAATTTCAGGTTGATTGCGGCGACCCACAAGCCACTCGAAAAAATGATGGAAAAGGGTGAGTTCCGGCAGGACCTGTACTACCGCATCAGTGCTTTTCCGATTCAGTTGCCGCCATTGCGCCACCGGATCGAAGACATTGGCTTGCTTGCCAATTCAATTCTGCAACGGGTAGTCCCCGGCAAGCGCAGGCTGACTATAGAGGTCGATGCCTTGACGCAATTGCAGCGGTTTGCCTGGCCGGGCAATGTCCGCGAGTTACGCAATGTTCTGGAGAGAGCCAGTCTGTTCGCCGACGACGGTGTAATCCGCTGCGTACATTTGCCTGCAGCGCCAGCGTCGATATCTCCTCAGGTCTCTATCCAGTCTCCTTTCGAGGGCGGCGCGCTGGTACACGTACTGGCCACGTTCAAAGGCACCCGCAGCGAACTGGCCAAGCACATGGGCATTAGCGAACGTACTTTGTATAGACGACTGAAAGAACAAGGACTCGCCTGA